From one Babesia bovis T2Bo chromosome 3, whole genome shotgun sequence genomic stretch:
- a CDS encoding variant erythrocyte surface antigen-1 beta subunit: MAQTGWKPYESLTQAPTNLKEAIDWVLRVTGKDGKKNEKKDNALHCLCYLAKAVKDLLYDAKDPGFPGPHPDRYWSDLLLEQEKDIAQPVLQDLGLLSGGSTGTRAASSTCAGGTEVIKTLIDHLALGLQKWVGWKDERDDCCLKGAGGESKGIGKKCKCAGGTGGGVTNCCSGGTASHECETCGTSDSASNKCYQSAYKKDKALWIDIVSGTTGAGGSGSAGSAVGGKGGSGVAGPPADLVKTAQEVHLLARIFLGSVCLIWSGLSQLGFLTKEGSGGNKERWSNSNLHDETVNLGSFMAAMGYDLDRLNQDSSGGKGNGEFVQKLLSGTDIKWQEFKNGADKNSVAEYYSTIYDKAKEALKKDNKTESICNDYPLLVLHILASGYFRAGSAGANKIMLAPSAPTKKEETPSSRKPRHPRTIREILYWLSALPYSQGYCGLVTRMQHKYPPKDGVPNETVDQIELYDTSASKASTTLQRKDITHYLMAACGYCPLVLIGIQGTIEKEVDKAQPAAQGSSGGSAGTAQSTNKCPEHKKNPSAKRCKLGKDAAQASAAPPAASANGELKEGEVCYGGYHLAVKDFGPLHGMYANGLFGFQMDGSPAQCLDQLRVYVYHCFYQLYFLRKQCKVGVESGAVLGWNSCRYGSGVSGSSTNDWRCTAETQGAAGKCKCMDSTSTDSPLMSFLCDGPGKLVCFDTVGKGVDDYPPIETHWTTKDDNLPGHFGTKELDYPKLCPVPMGWQAETGTGGTQKKENHFKDLTTGTHKTEQLTGAQAGKATYPIHCTGRTLSLLLEYYCDPEKCQSGTLVVLLRLLACITPTVPRTLGDLFGFYYYVVYIGGNSASGGEGVNKALGIYEKESKLHMASIGGGPDAVVQALTKWNGDSSSGGGCNHSTTDGSLKTLFGCSSASGGTNKCCPYLSPLSGQQYGQLSPAMAGTYLSWLVYLIEGFRTAVS; encoded by the exons ATGGCTCAGACTGGCTGGAAGCCCTATGAAAGCCTCACCcaggctcccaccaacctgaaggaggccattgactgggtcctcagggtaactggtaaggatggtaagaagaatgaGAAGAAAGACAACGCACTCC ACTGTCTGTGCTACCTCGCTAAAgcagtgaaggacctactgtatgacgccAAGGACCCGGGGTTCCCTGGTCCACACCCTGACAGGTACTGGAGTGACCTGCTCCTAGAGCAAGAGAAGGACATTGCCCAACCAGTGCTCCAGgacctgggactccttAGTGGTGGCAGCACTGGCACTAGGGCTGCCAGTAGTACCTGCGCCggtggcaccgaggtcataaagacactgatagaccacttggcactgggactacagaagtgggttgggtggaaGGATGAGCGAGATGAttgttgtcttaagggagCAGGTGGAGAGAGTAAGGGTATAGGGAAGAAGTGTAAATGTGCTGGTggtactggtggtggtgtTACCAATTGTTGTTCCGGTGGAACTGCTAGTCACGAGTGTGAAAcgtgtggtaccagtgacAGCGCTTCCAACAAATGTTACCAGTCAGCCTACAAGAAGGATAAAGCCTTATGGATTGACATAGTCAGTGGTACCACTG GTGCCGGAGGAAGTGGAAGTGCTGGTAGTGCAGTGGGTGGTAaaggtggtagtggtgTAGCAGGTCCTCCTGCAGACCTAGTGAAAACCGCCCAGG aggtccacctcctggcccgtattttcctagggtcagtatgtctcatctggagtggactcagtcagttggggttcctaactAAGGAGGGGAGTGGTGGCAACAAGGAGAGGTGGAGCAATAGTAATCTACACGATGAGACTGTGAatctcggctcattcatggcggccatgggctatgacctggataggttgaatcaggACAGTAGTGGag gTAAAGGAAATGGAGAGTTTGTGCAAAAGTTACTATCCGGAACGGATATAAAGTGGCAGGAATTCAAAAATGGCGCAGACAAAA atagtgtagctgagtactataGCACTATCTATGACAAGGCGAAGGAAGCACTGAAGAAGGACAATAAaactgaatccatatgCAATGActaccccctattggtactccacatcctggccagtgggtacttcagggcaggtaGTGCCGGGGCTAATAAGATCATGctggcgccttcggcgcctACTAAGAAAGAAGAAACTCCCTCTTCTAGGAAACCCCGTCACCCACGAACAATCCGtgaaatcctatactggctaagtgctctgccctatagtcagggatACTGTGGATTGGTGACAAGGATGCAACACAAGTATCCCCCAAAAGATGGAGTACCAAATGAAACAGTAGATCAGATAGAACTCTACGATACCAGTGCATCTAAGGCTAGTACCACTCTCCAGCGTAAGGatattacccactacctaatggccgcctgtggctactgcccactggtcctcatcgggatccaggggaccatagagAAGGAGGTGGACAAGGCACAGCCGGCAGCACAAG gtagtagtggtggtagtgctGGTACTGCTCAGAGTACTAACAAGTGCCCTGAACACAAGAAAAACCCTAGCGCTAAGAGGTGTAAACTAGGAAAGGATGCTGCCCAGGCATCGGCAGCTCCCCCGGCAGCTTCCGCCAACGGAGAACTCAAGGAAGGTGAGgtctgctacggcgggtaccacctggcaGTAAAGGATTTCG gccccctccatgggatgtacgccaatgggctctttggcttccagatGGACGGCTCTcccgcccagtgcctggaccaactgagggtatatgtctaccactgcttctaccagctctatttcctgaggaagcaaTGCAAGGTGGGAGTGGAGAGTGGAGCTGTGCTGGGCTGGAatagttgtaggtatggtagtggagtgaGTGGTAGCAGTACAAACGATTGGCGCTGTACTGCAGAGACCCAAG gTGCTGCTGGAAAGTGTAAGTGCATGGATAGCACCAGCACTGACTCGCCATTGATGTCATTCCTATGTGATGGACCAGGGAAACTGGTGTGTTTTGATACAGTGGGCAAAGGTGTGGATGATTATCCACCTATTGAAACGCATTGGACCACTAAGGATGATAATCTGCCGGGTCACTTTGGAACGAAAGAGTTGGATTACCCCAAGTTATGTCCCGTTCCAATGGGATGGCAAGCAGAAACAGGTACTGGAGGTACTCAAAAAAAGGAaaaccacttcaaag atttaaCCACTGGAACCCATAAGACAGAGCAACTTACAGGAGCTCAAgcag GCAAAGCCACTTACCCTATCCACTGCACTGGCAGGACACTGTCACTGCttctggagtactactgtgacccagagAAGTGCCAGagtggcaccctagtggtactactgaggCTACTGGCCTGTATtactcccacggtgccacggactctgggtgacctctttgggttctattactatgtAGTCTATATTGGGGGAAACAGTGCCAGTGGTGGAGAGGGAGTCAACAAGGCCCTAGGGATATACGAGAAGGAATCTAAACTGCATATGGCGTCTATTGGTGGTGGTCCTGATGCAgtggtccaggcactgaCCAAGTGGAACG gtgacagtagtagtggtggtggatGCAATCACAGCACTACGGATGGCTCCCTAAAGACCCTATTTGGCTGTAGTAGTGCTAGTGGTGGCACTAATAAGTGTTGTCCATACCTCTCTCCTTtgagtggccagcagtatggccagttgagtccagccatggccgggacctacctgtcatggttggtctatttgatagaggGGTTCAGGACAGCAGTCTCCTAG